Below is a genomic region from Flammeovirgaceae bacterium SG7u.111.
TCTAGCACTATTTTCATCATCTTGTGATAATCAATATCTACCTCATTTCCATCGGGATTAAAATCATAGGCTTTAGCACTCACTGCCTTTGCATAAGGCATAAGCTCAGTAACACCTTGATAACGATCGTACATTTCCGTTTCGCTAATTCTAAAGTTACCGAAATCAGGTAAAGTACCCACCCTAGGGTGATCAGCCATTTTCATCACTTCAACCAACCACTTTCCATTACTTGAAAAGCCTCCATGATTCTCCACAATTACATTTATACCATGTCCATCCGCAAACTCACCCAACATTCTTAACCCTTCTGCCGCTCCTTTTTGTTGTTCTTCATAAGTACCAGAACTTTGAGCATTAACTCTTATGGAATGACAACCTAAAAACGCTGCAGCCTCTACCCATTTATAATGGGCCTCTACCGATTTTTTACGTTCTTCTGCATCTGAATTCCCAATTGCCCCTTCATTGTCACACATAATCAAAAGGCTTTGTATCCCTTCACCCTCACACCTATTTTTGAGCTCTGCCAAATACTTAGTGTCCCTTGCTCTATCAAAAAAGCAAGTATTCACATATTCTACAGCAT
It encodes:
- a CDS encoding sugar phosphate isomerase/epimerase family protein, whose product is MKRRKFIKTTAAVSASLSVGTFTACSTSTQKEEAKEIVTEGKATVAAPIFKISLAEWSFHNAIFGDSIKNITDWQDFAYRMKNDYQSIISQGSLKNIDFPAKARSLGFDAVEYVNTCFFDRARDTKYLAELKNRCEGEGIQSLLIMCDNEGAIGNSDAEERKKSVEAHYKWVEAAAFLGCHSIRVNAQSSGTYEEQQKGAAEGLRMLGEFADGHGINVIVENHGGFSSNGKWLVEVMKMADHPRVGTLPDFGNFRISETEMYDRYQGVTELMPYAKAVSAKAYDFNPDGNEVDIDYHKMMKIVLDAGYRGYVGIEFEGSNLPEEEGILQTKQLLERVREELTPQYS